One Theropithecus gelada isolate Dixy chromosome 3, Tgel_1.0, whole genome shotgun sequence genomic window carries:
- the FGL2 gene encoding fibroleukin — protein MKLANWYWLSSAVLATYSFLVVANNETEEIKDERAKDICPVRLESRGKCEEAGECPYQVSLPPLTIQLPKQFSRIEEVFKEVQNLKEIVNSLQKSCQDCKLQADDNGDPGRNGLLLPSTGAPGEVGDNRVRELESEVNKLSSELKNAKEEINVLHGRLEKLNLVNMNNIENYVDSKVANLTFVVNSLDGKCSKCPSQEQIQSRPVQHLIYKDCSDYYAIGKRSSETYRVTPDPKNRSFEVYCDMETMGGGWTVLQARLDGSTNFTRTWQDYKAGFGNLRREFWLGNDKIHLLTKSKEMILRIDLEDFNGVKLYALYDQFYVANEFLKYRLHVGNYNGTAGDALRFNKHYNHDLKFFTTPDKDNDRYPSGNCGLYYSSGWWFDACLSANLNGKYYHQKYRGVRNGIFWGTWPGVSEAHPGGYKSSFKEAKMMIRPKHFKP, from the exons ATGAAGCTGGCTAACTGGTACTGGCTGAGCTCAGCTGTTCTTGCCACTTACAGTTTTTTGGTTGTGGcaaacaatgaaacagaagaaattaaagatgaaagAGCAAAGGACATCTGCCCAGTGAGACTAGAAAGCAGAGGGAAATGCGAAGAGGCAGGGGAGTGCCCCTACCAGGTAAGCCTGCCCCCCTTGACTATTCAGCTCCCGAAGCAATTCAGCAGGATCGAGGAGGTGTTCAAAGAAGTTCAGAACCTCAAGGAAATCGTAAATAGTCTACAGAAATCTTGCCAAGACTGCAAGCTGCAGGCTGATGACAACGGAGACCCAGGCAGAAATGGACTGCTGTTACCCAGTACAGGAGCCCCGGGAGAGGTTGGTGATAACAGAGTTAGAGAATTAGAGAGTGAGGTTAACAAGCTGTCCTCTGAGCTAAAGAATGCCAAAGAGGAGATCAATGTACTTCATGGTCGCCTAGAGAAGCTGAATCTTGTAAATATGAACAACATAGAAAATTATGTTGACAGCAAAGTGGCAAATCTAACATTTGTTGTCAATAGTTTGGATGGCAAATGTTCAAAGTGTCCCAGCCAAGAACAAATACAGTCACGTCCAG ttCAACATCTAATATATAAAGATTGCTCTGACTACTATGCAATAGGCAAAAGAAGCAGTGAGACCTACAGAGTTACACCTGATCCCAAAAATCGTAGCTTTGAAGTTTACTGTGACATGGAGACCATGGGGGGAGGCTGGACAGTGTTGCAGGCACGTCTTGATGGGAGCACCAACTTCACCAGAACATGGCAAGACTACAAAGCAGGCTTTGGAAATCTCAGAAGGGAATTTTGGCTGGGGAACGATAAAATTCATCTTCTGACCAAGAGTAAGGAAATGATTCTGAGAATAGATCTTGAAGACTTTAATGGTGTCAAACTATATGCCTTGTATGATCAGTTTTACGTGGCCAATGAGTTTCTCAAATACCGTTTACACGTTGGTAACTATAATGGCACAGCTGGAGATGCGTTACGTTTCAACAAACATTACAACCATGATCTGAAGTTTTTCACCACCCCAGATAAAGACAATGATCGATATCCTTCTGGGAACTGTGGGCTGTACTACAGTTCAGGCTGGTGGTTTGATGCATGTCTTTCTGCAAACTTAAATGGCAAATATTATCACCAAAAATACAGAGGTGTCCGTAATGGGATTTTCTGGGGCACCTGGCCTGGTGTAAGTGAGGCACACCCTGGTGGCTACAAGTCCTCCTTCAAAGAGGCTAAGATGATGATCAGACCCAAGCACTTTAAGCCATAA